A region of Deinococcus rubellus DNA encodes the following proteins:
- a CDS encoding FeoA family protein — translation MGDVTLDTLKPGAAAHVVALDPRHPLRRRLLELGFIRGAKVEVMRFAPLGDPVHLRLGRTDLALRAADLQGVTVRAVKGDL, via the coding sequence ATGGGAGACGTGACGCTCGATACCCTCAAGCCCGGCGCAGCGGCACATGTGGTGGCCCTTGACCCCAGGCATCCGCTGCGCCGCCGCCTGCTCGAACTCGGTTTTATTCGCGGCGCAAAAGTAGAAGTGATGCGCTTTGCACCGCTGGGCGACCCGGTGCATCTGCGGCTGGGGCGCACTGACCTGGCCCTCAGGGCCGCCGATTTGCAGGGCGTGACGGTGAGGGCCGTGAAGGGGGATCTGTGA
- a CDS encoding alpha-amylase family glycosyl hydrolase yields the protein MMHPTARHNHTPAFTAALGLPQSESVAVRVWTDLPVTGVSLKVVRVGEIEYLNAHPVTLPAFTGEGQWFEAELPVHAARVRYAWELRLPDDHLNLTAAGLTHGRRGFRSWFQYLAGHVAPEWAWQSVFYQIFPDRFRDGDPGNNVREGEYEYQGRPIEIRPWGAPIDKAGDVHAHYGGDLLGIEEALPYLTDLGVNALWLTPIFVSPSNHRYDISDYRHIDPHLGGDAAFDSLTQAAHAADFKVVLDGVFNHVGNEHALFRAALAGQERERAMFTWRDDHELPYHAFFDVPTLPKLDYLSGEAEQEFLAGEESVVREWLRRGADGWRLDVAHMIGKGGTDEGNLELHRALKRAARSEKSDAYVFGERFFDPEAALDGQGEDGAMNYHGFGLPLMQWLSGHSYTFTPSRLGGQELCTLLADTYHALPPQVALSMFNLLDSHDIPRALYRLGNDTRKLRAALTLLLAYAGVPCLYYGTEIGLSQTEQGAMPWCRESMPWDEADWNTDLRAEVQNLIRVRRNSLALQQGNLRFVLQTSDAVGFVREYTAASGHTEAVLALASRTSEPVPLILPDGGWTDLLSGEILSGEIQLDLSSGRLLGRGQ from the coding sequence ATGATGCACCCCACCGCCCGCCATAACCACACCCCCGCCTTCACCGCCGCCCTGGGTCTGCCACAGAGCGAGAGCGTCGCTGTGCGCGTCTGGACGGATTTGCCGGTTACTGGCGTGTCACTGAAAGTCGTGCGGGTGGGCGAGATCGAGTATCTGAACGCCCACCCTGTGACGTTGCCCGCCTTCACGGGGGAAGGCCAGTGGTTCGAGGCCGAGCTGCCAGTTCACGCGGCGCGGGTGCGCTACGCCTGGGAACTGCGCCTGCCGGACGACCACCTCAACCTGACGGCGGCAGGTCTGACGCATGGGCGGCGCGGCTTCCGCAGCTGGTTTCAGTATCTGGCCGGGCACGTCGCGCCTGAGTGGGCCTGGCAGAGTGTCTTCTATCAGATTTTCCCCGACCGCTTTCGCGACGGCGACCCTGGCAACAACGTGCGTGAGGGTGAGTATGAGTACCAGGGCCGCCCTATCGAGATCCGGCCCTGGGGCGCGCCGATCGATAAGGCGGGCGACGTTCACGCCCACTACGGCGGTGATCTGCTCGGTATTGAGGAGGCGCTGCCGTACCTGACCGATCTCGGCGTCAATGCCCTCTGGCTGACTCCGATCTTCGTTTCGCCCAGCAACCACCGCTACGACATCTCCGATTACCGCCACATCGATCCGCACCTCGGTGGCGACGCGGCCTTCGATTCGTTGACCCAGGCGGCCCACGCCGCCGACTTCAAGGTGGTACTCGACGGGGTGTTCAACCATGTCGGTAACGAGCACGCGCTGTTCCGGGCGGCGCTGGCAGGGCAGGAGCGTGAGCGGGCCATGTTCACCTGGCGAGACGATCACGAGTTGCCCTACCACGCCTTTTTCGACGTGCCGACCCTGCCCAAGCTCGACTACCTGAGCGGTGAGGCCGAGCAGGAGTTTCTGGCGGGCGAGGAAAGTGTGGTGCGCGAATGGCTGCGCCGGGGAGCCGACGGCTGGCGGCTGGACGTGGCCCACATGATCGGCAAAGGCGGCACTGACGAGGGCAACCTCGAACTGCACCGCGCCCTCAAGCGGGCGGCCCGTTCCGAAAAGAGTGACGCCTACGTGTTCGGCGAGCGGTTCTTCGACCCCGAGGCGGCGCTGGACGGCCAGGGCGAGGACGGCGCGATGAACTATCACGGCTTCGGCCTGCCACTGATGCAGTGGCTGTCGGGGCACAGCTACACCTTCACGCCCAGCCGTCTGGGCGGTCAGGAACTCTGCACCCTGCTGGCCGACACCTACCACGCCCTGCCGCCGCAGGTGGCGCTGAGCATGTTCAATCTGCTCGACTCGCACGACATTCCCCGCGCCCTCTACCGGCTCGGCAATGACACCCGCAAGCTGCGCGCCGCCCTGACTCTGCTGCTGGCCTACGCGGGCGTGCCTTGCCTGTACTATGGCACTGAGATCGGCCTGTCGCAGACCGAGCAGGGCGCGATGCCCTGGTGCCGGGAGAGTATGCCCTGGGACGAGGCCGACTGGAACACCGACCTGCGGGCTGAGGTCCAGAACTTGATCCGGGTGCGCCGCAATTCGCTGGCCTTGCAGCAGGGCAACCTGCGCTTCGTGCTGCAAACGTCAGACGCCGTCGGTTTCGTGCGCGAGTACACGGCGGCCAGCGGCCACACCGAGGCAGTGCTGGCGCTGGCCTCGCGCACGTCTGAACCCGTCCCCCTGATTCTGCCGGACGGCGGGTGGACTGATCTGCTCAGTGGAGAAATTTTAAGCGGAGAAATCCAGCTCGACCTCAGCAGCGGGAGGCTGCTGGGCCGGGGACAGTGA
- a CDS encoding peroxidase-related enzyme (This protein belongs to a clade of uncharacterized proteins related to peroxidases such as the alkylhydroperoxidase AhpD.): MTTTPDRISFLPVPTETEVPEGVAKLWRKAQGNLGFVPNVFKAQALNGEQFQAWWSYFNLLLNKEGHLSGQERELVAVVVSSINACLYCAVSHGAALRLSGMDAAKADAVAVNWRQAPLTAREAALCRYAEQLTRDPASMTEADLEPLRAAGLNDHQLMELVQVIGMFNLTNRVSSALGFVPNAEYYGAGR, encoded by the coding sequence ATGACCACAACCCCAGATCGAATCTCCTTTCTGCCCGTGCCTACCGAAACGGAAGTTCCTGAGGGGGTCGCGAAACTCTGGCGCAAAGCCCAGGGCAATCTCGGCTTCGTGCCGAACGTCTTCAAAGCGCAGGCGCTCAACGGTGAGCAGTTTCAGGCCTGGTGGAGTTACTTCAATCTGCTACTCAACAAGGAGGGGCACCTGAGCGGGCAGGAGCGCGAGCTGGTGGCCGTCGTGGTGAGTTCGATCAACGCCTGCCTGTACTGCGCGGTGTCGCACGGCGCGGCGCTGCGGCTCTCGGGCATGGACGCTGCCAAGGCCGACGCGGTGGCGGTCAACTGGCGGCAGGCCCCGCTGACGGCGCGCGAGGCGGCGCTGTGCCGCTACGCCGAGCAGCTCACCCGCGACCCCGCCAGTATGACCGAGGCCGATCTGGAACCGCTGAGGGCGGCGGGTCTGAACGATCATCAGCTCATGGAACTGGTGCAGGTGATCGGGATGTTCAACCTGACCAACCGGGTGTCGAGCGCCCTGGGTTTCGTGCCGAACGCGGAGTACTACGGTGCGGGCCGCTGA
- a CDS encoding IS5 family transposase, whose amino-acid sequence MESTPTALLSGLYGSRALQRLGGTWLSQTGVGGDPRGIWRGTRHRLGVASRRREHCQSAVGKKGASGAEEATGSNPTDRGKAGCKRTLLTDAKGIPLAVVLCGANRHDSQKLKDVLEAVVTVVPQPQIEEQRHLLLDRGYDTPTCRTLACDAGFVVHIPKKASKETPLPAPTDPDRHPPRRWVVEVGHAWFNRFRRLQTRWEKRQALYLGFVELAACLIIWRKLAPLVT is encoded by the coding sequence ATGGAGTCAACTCCCACGGCGCTACTCTCCGGTCTCTACGGCTCACGAGCGCTTCAGCGCTTGGGTGGAACATGGCTGTCTCAGACGGGCGTGGGCGGTGATCCTCGAGGAATATGGCGAGGAACTCGGCATCGATTGGGAGTGGCAAGCCGCAGACGGGAGCATTGTCAAAGCGCCGTTGGGAAAAAGGGGGCCTCCGGTGCCGAGGAAGCCACGGGGAGCAATCCAACTGACCGAGGCAAAGCTGGTTGTAAACGCACTCTCCTGACGGATGCCAAAGGTATTCCGTTAGCGGTCGTGCTGTGTGGGGCCAACCGCCATGACAGTCAGAAACTCAAAGACGTGCTGGAGGCCGTTGTCACCGTTGTTCCTCAACCGCAGATTGAGGAACAACGCCATCTCCTTCTTGACCGTGGATACGACACGCCGACGTGTCGCACCTTAGCCTGCGATGCGGGCTTCGTCGTGCATATTCCGAAAAAAGCGTCAAAGGAAACACCGCTTCCTGCGCCAACAGACCCAGATCGCCATCCGCCAAGACGTTGGGTGGTGGAAGTTGGGCACGCTTGGTTCAATCGGTTCAGACGGCTCCAGACCCGCTGGGAAAAGCGTCAAGCGCTGTATCTGGGATTTGTCGAGTTGGCTGCCTGCCTCATCATCTGGCGAAAACTGGCCCCGCTCGTCACCTGA
- the hpf gene encoding ribosome hibernation-promoting factor, HPF/YfiA family → MHIYKLSGRNVDVTDALRDYVESKLTRLDRFNGQITDARVTLTVRDVRDAARRNRVEVQLNVPNGIIRAEEHHTDMYAAIDKAGDVLERQLRKFKTRIMRQRFDAPIDAQTSMPDADGGDDVSEFKPEIVRQKRFDMRPMSAEDAVTQMEALGHDFYVFMNMTTHSCGVVYRRKDGHYGLIEPS, encoded by the coding sequence GTGCATATCTACAAGCTGAGCGGACGCAACGTTGACGTGACCGACGCCCTGCGCGACTACGTGGAGAGCAAGCTGACGCGGCTCGACCGGTTTAACGGTCAGATCACCGACGCCCGCGTGACCCTCACCGTACGCGATGTGAGAGACGCCGCGCGCCGCAACCGCGTCGAGGTTCAGCTCAACGTGCCCAACGGCATTATTCGCGCCGAGGAACACCACACCGACATGTACGCCGCCATCGACAAGGCCGGTGACGTACTGGAGCGCCAGCTCCGCAAATTCAAGACCCGCATCATGCGCCAGCGCTTCGACGCGCCGATTGACGCCCAGACGTCCATGCCAGACGCGGACGGTGGCGACGATGTGAGCGAATTCAAACCCGAGATTGTGCGTCAGAAGCGCTTCGACATGCGCCCGATGTCCGCCGAGGACGCCGTGACCCAGATGGAAGCGCTCGGCCACGACTTTTACGTGTTCATGAACATGACCACCCACTCGTGCGGGGTGGTGTACCGCCGCAAAGACGGCCACTACGGGCTGATCGAACCGAGCTGA
- a CDS encoding MOSC domain-containing protein gives MSGPVQHTTQATVQAVSRDGAHRFSKVAQPVIRLLAGLGVENDSHLGVTVQHRSRVAADPSQPNLRQVHLIHAELFDELAAQGFTVGAGQLGENVTTRGTDLLALPVGTRLHLGPDAVVEVTGLRNPCAQIESFGLKQHRSGLLAAVLDRDAAGRLIRRAGIMGVVLISGEVRAGDALRAEWPPKPWRALERV, from the coding sequence ATGTCCGGCCCAGTCCAGCACACAACCCAGGCGACGGTGCAGGCCGTCAGCCGCGACGGGGCACACCGATTCAGCAAGGTCGCGCAGCCTGTCATCCGCTTACTGGCGGGCCTGGGTGTGGAGAATGATTCGCACCTGGGTGTCACCGTGCAACACCGCTCCAGGGTCGCCGCCGATCCCAGCCAGCCGAACCTGCGCCAGGTCCATCTGATCCACGCCGAACTGTTCGATGAGCTGGCCGCCCAGGGTTTTACTGTCGGGGCCGGGCAGCTCGGCGAGAACGTCACCACGCGGGGCACTGATCTGCTGGCCCTGCCCGTCGGCACCCGGCTACATCTTGGCCCCGATGCTGTGGTCGAGGTCACCGGGCTGCGGAATCCCTGCGCTCAGATCGAGTCATTCGGGCTGAAGCAGCACCGTAGCGGGCTGCTGGCCGCCGTGCTGGACAGGGACGCCGCCGGGCGCTTGATCCGCAGAGCAGGCATCATGGGCGTGGTGCTGATAAGCGGCGAGGTGCGGGCAGGTGACGCTCTGCGGGCCGAGTGGCCGCCCAAACCCTGGCGAGCGCTGGAGCGGGTCTAG
- the feoB gene encoding ferrous iron transport protein B — MTASPPTSPRVDVAACAATVARLRAHREPRALVIGNPNTGKSTLINAVAGTRLKVGNWSGVTVEKREAHLKRGDQTVHLLDLPGAYSLSPHTPEELITRTALLDEAPDVLLNVIDAGNLERNLYLTLQLLEFRVPLTIALNLVDEARNKGLAVDAAVLSTELGVPVVETVGVKSIGTAGLLDATLSGAQVGAVLRYPDAIEAAAADLEQRMAGLPTLPPHAHRYLALSLLEGDPSLRGRLSATGHAELVDAADAHRAGLELAGIDPLIEIAEARYARAGEIARLAVPQAELKLTLTEKLDRLALHPWLGTPIFLALVLTVFRLTFTVAAPFVDLIGGPLQEVASGWAVSLLGWAPLLKDIVVGAIIPGVGTVLSFLPTLLVLYLAMSFLEDSGYMARAAFLADRSMRGLGLDGRAFIPLILGFGCNVPAVYATRTLERKSDRVLVSMILPFMSCSARLPVYVIFSAALFPKAGAWVVWSMYVLGMAVAFAFAWVLRKTSLPAEGSGVLLELPPYRFPAWKVMWTHAARRTASFAKRARTTVLATVAVVWVLLSIPAVSGQSFGNVPPAQSLFGRASQAVSPIFAPLGFGNWQATGALVPGFIAKEVVVGTLGQIYLGEQAKQAAPLGLADGLKQTVLSTWSAVKTSVQALPTLIALPSFGADSIAEQKTPLAAALARAFTPAAGLAYLVFVLLYTPCVATIGAMQAEHGRRVAWMTVAYEMGIAWVAGLIVYQIARWFL; from the coding sequence GTGACCGCTTCCCCGCCTACCTCGCCCCGTGTCGACGTCGCCGCCTGTGCGGCCACCGTTGCCAGACTGCGTGCTCACCGCGAGCCGCGCGCGCTGGTGATCGGCAATCCCAACACCGGCAAATCTACTTTGATCAATGCGGTGGCCGGAACCCGCCTGAAGGTCGGCAACTGGTCGGGCGTGACGGTGGAAAAGCGCGAGGCGCACCTGAAACGTGGCGACCAGACGGTGCATTTGCTGGACCTGCCCGGCGCTTACTCGCTCTCGCCGCATACCCCCGAGGAGCTGATCACCCGCACCGCCCTGCTCGACGAAGCGCCAGACGTGCTGCTCAATGTCATCGATGCCGGGAACCTGGAGCGCAACCTCTATCTGACGCTGCAACTGCTGGAATTCCGGGTGCCGCTGACCATCGCCCTGAACTTGGTGGACGAGGCCAGGAACAAGGGACTGGCAGTGGATGCAGCTGTACTGAGCACAGAACTCGGCGTGCCGGTGGTGGAAACGGTGGGCGTCAAGTCCATCGGCACGGCGGGCCTGCTGGACGCCACCCTCAGCGGCGCGCAGGTGGGTGCGGTGCTGCGTTACCCCGACGCCATCGAAGCCGCCGCTGCCGATCTGGAGCAGCGCATGGCCGGGCTGCCGACGCTGCCGCCGCACGCCCACCGCTACCTGGCCTTGAGTTTGCTGGAGGGTGATCCGAGCCTGCGGGGCCGCCTGAGCGCCACCGGGCACGCCGAACTCGTTGACGCTGCCGACGCCCACCGTGCCGGGCTGGAACTCGCAGGCATTGATCCGCTGATAGAAATTGCCGAGGCCAGATACGCCCGTGCCGGGGAGATTGCCCGGCTGGCGGTGCCTCAGGCCGAACTCAAGCTGACCCTCACCGAGAAGCTGGATAGGCTGGCGCTGCACCCCTGGCTGGGCACCCCCATCTTTCTGGCGCTGGTGCTGACGGTGTTCCGACTGACCTTCACGGTGGCGGCTCCCTTCGTGGACCTGATCGGCGGGCCGCTGCAAGAGGTGGCGAGCGGCTGGGCCGTCAGTCTGCTGGGCTGGGCACCGCTCCTGAAAGACATCGTGGTGGGCGCGATCATTCCCGGCGTCGGCACGGTGCTGAGCTTCCTGCCGACCCTGCTGGTGCTGTACCTGGCCATGAGCTTTCTGGAAGACAGCGGCTACATGGCCCGCGCCGCGTTCCTGGCCGACCGCAGCATGCGCGGGCTGGGGCTGGACGGACGGGCCTTCATTCCGCTAATTCTGGGCTTCGGCTGCAACGTGCCCGCCGTCTACGCCACCCGCACTTTGGAGCGCAAATCAGACCGGGTGCTGGTCAGCATGATCCTGCCGTTCATGAGCTGCTCGGCCCGCTTGCCCGTTTACGTCATTTTCTCGGCGGCGCTGTTTCCGAAGGCGGGCGCGTGGGTGGTCTGGAGCATGTACGTGCTCGGCATGGCGGTGGCCTTCGCGTTTGCCTGGGTACTTCGCAAGACCTCCCTGCCCGCCGAGGGCAGCGGCGTGCTACTGGAGTTACCGCCGTACCGCTTCCCGGCCTGGAAAGTGATGTGGACCCACGCCGCACGCCGCACCGCCAGCTTCGCCAAGCGCGCCCGCACGACCGTTCTGGCGACGGTGGCTGTCGTGTGGGTGCTGCTGTCCATTCCTGCGGTCAGCGGGCAGAGTTTCGGCAATGTCCCTCCCGCCCAGAGCCTATTTGGCCGGGCCAGCCAGGCAGTCAGCCCGATCTTCGCGCCGCTGGGTTTCGGCAACTGGCAGGCCACCGGCGCGCTGGTGCCGGGATTTATCGCCAAGGAAGTGGTGGTGGGCACGCTGGGCCAGATTTATCTGGGTGAACAGGCCAAGCAAGCCGCACCGCTTGGCCTTGCAGACGGCCTCAAGCAGACCGTGCTGTCGACCTGGAGTGCCGTGAAGACTTCAGTGCAGGCGCTACCCACCCTGATCGCGCTGCCGAGTTTCGGGGCCGATTCCATCGCCGAGCAGAAGACGCCGCTGGCCGCCGCCCTCGCCAGAGCATTCACACCCGCTGCGGGGCTGGCGTACCTGGTGTTCGTGCTGCTCTACACGCCCTGCGTCGCGACCATTGGGGCCATGCAGGCCGAGCACGGGCGGCGGGTGGCCTGGATGACGGTGGCCTACGAAATGGGCATCGCCTGGGTCGCGGGCCTGATCGTGTATCAGATTGCCCGGTGGTTTCTGTGA
- the meaB gene encoding methylmalonyl Co-A mutase-associated GTPase MeaB, producing MTSQPSATHPLAAPLLSGSRRALARAITLAESSRPEHVREAQRLLAELLPYTGRSVRVGLTGVPGVGKSSFIEALGLRLAGEGHKVAVLAVDPSSQRTGGSIMGDKTRMPGLTVHPGAFIRPSPSGGALGGVARRTREAALLCEAAGHDIILIETVGVGQSETQVAAMTDVFVLLTLPNAGDELQGLKRGIMELADICVVHKADLDAAATRRAQSELTSALHLLTPRSASWQPRVLAASSLTGAGLPELWAAVQACVADETRVRARRQSQLGSWFEELLREAAWQALTSRLDAAELRRVRAEVDAARLTPVQGVSALLEAVGRA from the coding sequence GTGACTTCCCAGCCGTCCGCCACCCATCCACTCGCCGCGCCGCTGCTCTCGGGCAGCCGCCGCGCCCTGGCCCGCGCCATCACGCTGGCCGAGTCGTCGCGGCCTGAACATGTGCGCGAGGCCCAGCGCCTGCTCGCCGAACTGCTGCCGTACACCGGGCGCAGCGTCCGGGTCGGGTTGACCGGGGTGCCGGGGGTGGGCAAATCCAGCTTCATCGAGGCGCTGGGTCTGCGGCTGGCCGGTGAGGGCCATAAGGTGGCCGTGCTGGCAGTGGACCCCAGCAGCCAGCGCACTGGCGGCAGCATCATGGGCGACAAGACCCGCATGCCCGGCCTGACGGTGCATCCGGGGGCCTTTATCCGGCCCAGTCCCAGTGGCGGCGCGCTCGGCGGTGTGGCCCGGCGTACCCGCGAGGCGGCGCTGCTGTGTGAGGCGGCGGGCCACGACATTATTCTGATCGAGACGGTGGGCGTGGGCCAGAGCGAGACGCAGGTGGCCGCCATGACCGACGTGTTTGTGCTGCTGACCCTGCCCAATGCCGGGGACGAACTCCAGGGCCTCAAGCGCGGCATCATGGAACTGGCCGACATCTGCGTGGTCCACAAGGCCGACCTCGACGCGGCGGCAACCCGGCGTGCCCAGAGCGAACTCACCTCGGCCCTGCACCTGCTGACCCCGCGCTCGGCCTCCTGGCAGCCGCGCGTGCTGGCGGCCTCGTCGCTCACGGGTGCAGGCTTGCCCGAACTCTGGGCGGCGGTTCAGGCGTGCGTGGCCGATGAGACGCGGGTGCGGGCGCGGCGGCAGTCGCAGCTCGGAAGCTGGTTCGAGGAGCTGCTGCGCGAGGCCGCCTGGCAGGCCCTGACTTCGAGGCTTGACGCTGCTGAGTTGCGCCGCGTGCGCGCTGAGGTGGACGCAGCGAGACTGACCCCGGTGCAAGGCGTCTCAGCGCTGCTGGAAGCGGTGGGAAGGGCCTAG
- a CDS encoding NUDIX domain-containing protein, whose translation MTDTKTIYSGRIVSLEVQEGKWEIVRHAPAVSVLLLNEAGELLCVRQFRRAVNTHTVEVPAGLIEEGETPEAAARRELQEEAGLDADMTLLTRFYSSPGFSDEELYVFRAENPHESRLPMDDDEDIEVLWLRPEVLLRGLRDGSLKGSAATVTAALLALTGAPPDPNMGRKVDQQGGDQQGEQTGGPQGRH comes from the coding sequence ATGACCGACACCAAAACCATCTACAGCGGGCGCATCGTGAGCCTGGAAGTACAGGAAGGGAAGTGGGAGATCGTGCGCCACGCCCCGGCGGTCTCGGTCTTGCTGCTCAACGAGGCGGGTGAGCTGCTGTGCGTGCGCCAGTTTCGCCGCGCCGTGAACACCCACACCGTGGAAGTCCCAGCGGGCCTGATTGAAGAGGGCGAGACACCCGAGGCCGCCGCCCGCCGCGAACTCCAGGAGGAGGCAGGCCTGGACGCCGACATGACCCTGCTGACCCGCTTTTACTCCAGCCCCGGTTTCAGCGACGAGGAACTCTATGTCTTCCGGGCCGAGAACCCCCACGAGTCGAGACTGCCGATGGACGACGACGAGGACATCGAGGTGCTGTGGCTGAGGCCCGAAGTGCTGCTGCGCGGCCTGCGTGACGGCTCGCTGAAGGGCAGCGCAGCCACCGTAACAGCGGCGCTGCTGGCCCTCACGGGCGCGCCGCCCGACCCCAACATGGGCCGTAAGGTTGATCAGCAAGGCGGCGATCAACAGGGCGAGCAGACAGGCGGGCCACAGGGTCGGCACTGA
- a CDS encoding NADPH-dependent FMN reductase — MKFTVLSTSLSPQSRSRMLAYLAAERLTTQGHQVTLLDLRSTPLPAFDDDATYQHPNVQLYRQAIGQADGVVLALPVYNWATGSGAKNLIELTGSHSTTRGLSAVWFDKVVTFLVAGGLMHSYVSHHPLALGLITDFKCILNPYHVYAIGEDWEGDTLRPPVDARLNKTLAVAAELSETLQGREYRSTWEM; from the coding sequence ATGAAGTTCACCGTCCTGTCCACCAGCCTCAGTCCCCAGAGCCGCAGCCGGATGCTGGCATATCTGGCCGCCGAGCGACTCACCACGCAGGGCCACCAAGTCACCTTGCTTGATCTGCGAAGCACGCCGCTGCCTGCCTTTGACGACGACGCCACCTACCAGCACCCCAACGTCCAGCTCTACCGGCAGGCCATCGGGCAGGCCGACGGGGTGGTTCTGGCCCTGCCGGTCTACAACTGGGCCACCGGTAGCGGCGCGAAGAATCTGATCGAACTGACCGGCTCGCACAGCACCACACGCGGCCTCAGCGCCGTCTGGTTCGACAAGGTCGTGACCTTTCTGGTGGCGGGTGGGCTGATGCACAGCTACGTCTCGCATCACCCACTGGCACTGGGCCTGATAACCGACTTCAAGTGTATTCTCAATCCGTACCACGTCTATGCCATTGGAGAAGACTGGGAAGGCGACACGCTCAGGCCGCCAGTTGATGCGCGGCTCAATAAGACGCTGGCGGTGGCGGCGGAACTCTCGGAAACATTGCAGGGCCGCGAGTACCGTTCCACCTGGGAGATGTGA
- a CDS encoding FeoC-like transcriptional regulator produces MTSPLATILGTLVGNPRTLPELSRHLGSSPEALEGMLRTLYAGGYVQEAVQNQGDCSCNGCSLKSMCRNFGDETPEFHLLRLTERGEKYLKRIAPQPVA; encoded by the coding sequence GTGACCTCTCCCCTGGCGACCATTCTCGGCACGCTGGTCGGCAACCCGCGCACCCTGCCGGAACTCTCGCGTCACCTGGGCAGCTCGCCCGAGGCGCTGGAGGGCATGCTGCGAACGCTCTATGCCGGGGGCTACGTGCAGGAGGCCGTCCAGAACCAGGGCGACTGCTCGTGCAACGGCTGCAGCCTGAAAAGCATGTGCCGCAACTTCGGTGACGAGACGCCTGAGTTTCACCTGCTGCGGCTGACCGAGCGCGGGGAGAAGTACCTGAAACGCATCGCTCCCCAGCCTGTAGCCTGA
- the ribF gene encoding riboflavin biosynthesis protein RibF, producing the protein MKTYLSASQRPDTATAVAIGSFDGLHLGHQALLARLRERARFHHVPSVVYTFDPPTRVFTQGVEFLSTLPEKLELLSRYGVDEVIAVPFTAEFAARPKSEFLNDLRSLRPLAVVVGEDFHFGKDRGGSVDDLRQISRDVTALPMHSLGGEDIKSTRIREFLRTGDVDGARRFLGRHYSAQGVVVQGDQLGRTLGFPTANVQVASGKALPRGVFAVRVQVESGGVTETHGGMANIGTRPTVSGLEMRFEVNLLGFDGDLYGKELQVKFFSFIRAEQRFGGLDELKAQLVRDQEKARTLLDKL; encoded by the coding sequence TTGAAGACCTACCTCTCGGCCAGCCAGCGGCCCGACACCGCGACGGCAGTGGCCATCGGCTCCTTCGACGGCCTGCACCTGGGGCACCAGGCGCTGCTGGCCCGCCTGCGCGAGCGTGCCCGCTTTCACCACGTGCCGAGCGTGGTCTATACCTTCGACCCGCCCACCCGCGTGTTTACCCAGGGCGTCGAGTTTCTGTCGACCCTGCCGGAGAAGCTGGAACTGCTCTCGCGCTACGGCGTGGACGAGGTGATCGCCGTGCCGTTCACCGCCGAGTTCGCCGCCCGGCCCAAGAGCGAGTTTCTGAACGATCTGCGGAGCCTGCGCCCGCTGGCAGTGGTGGTCGGTGAGGACTTCCATTTCGGCAAGGACCGGGGCGGCAGCGTGGACGACCTGCGTCAGATCAGCCGCGACGTGACGGCGCTGCCGATGCACAGCCTGGGCGGCGAGGACATCAAGAGCACCCGCATCCGCGAATTTCTGCGCACAGGCGACGTGGACGGCGCGCGGCGTTTCCTGGGCCGCCACTACAGCGCCCAGGGCGTGGTGGTGCAGGGCGATCAGCTCGGGCGCACCCTGGGCTTCCCCACCGCCAATGTGCAAGTCGCCAGCGGCAAGGCACTGCCCAGGGGCGTCTTTGCGGTGCGGGTGCAGGTCGAGTCGGGCGGCGTTACCGAGACCCACGGTGGCATGGCCAACATCGGCACCCGGCCCACCGTAAGCGGGCTGGAAATGCGCTTCGAGGTCAACCTGCTGGGCTTCGACGGCGACCTCTACGGCAAGGAATTGCAAGTCAAGTTCTTCTCGTTCATCCGCGCTGAGCAGAGATTCGGCGGCCTGGACGAACTCAAGGCCCAGCTTGTGCGCGACCAGGAAAAAGCACGGACGCTGCTGGACAAATTGTAA